A section of the Opitutaceae bacterium genome encodes:
- a CDS encoding 1-acyl-sn-glycerol-3-phosphate acyltransferase — MIASFLSSLVRLFTGARGRWIPGAFDAAGPRIFFANHSSHLDFVVLWSVLPRSVQARTRAAAARDYWSGGPLRRWLASNAVFNVVLIERKHVTRTNNPVRDLGEVLAAGDSLIIFPEGTRSSGPDPEPFKGGLFHLAEQHPEAELVPVLIDNLNRVLPKGELLPIPLICSVTFGPALPRIRAETKDAFSERARLAVMALREHP; from the coding sequence ATGATCGCATCGTTTCTCAGTTCGCTGGTCCGTCTCTTCACCGGCGCACGCGGCCGCTGGATCCCGGGCGCGTTCGACGCCGCAGGACCGCGCATTTTTTTTGCCAACCACTCCAGCCATCTCGACTTCGTCGTGCTGTGGTCAGTGCTTCCCCGGAGCGTGCAGGCACGGACGCGCGCCGCCGCCGCCCGCGACTACTGGTCCGGCGGCCCCCTGCGGCGCTGGCTCGCGTCGAACGCGGTGTTCAACGTGGTGCTCATCGAGCGCAAACATGTCACGCGCACCAACAACCCCGTGCGCGACCTGGGCGAGGTCCTCGCCGCGGGCGACTCCCTGATCATCTTTCCCGAGGGAACCCGCTCCAGCGGTCCCGACCCCGAGCCCTTCAAGGGCGGTCTCTTTCATCTCGCCGAACAGCACCCGGAGGCGGAGCTGGTTCCGGTCCTGATCGACAACCTCAACCGCGTCCTCCCCAAGGGTGAACTGCTCCCCATCCCGCTGATCTGCTCCGTCACCTTCGGCCCCGCCCTGCCTCGGATCAGGGCGGAAACCAAGGACGCCTTTTCCGAACGCGCACGGCTCGCCGTGATGGCGCTGCGTGAGCATCCGTGA